From Hydractinia symbiolongicarpus strain clone_291-10 chromosome 12, HSymV2.1, whole genome shotgun sequence, one genomic window encodes:
- the LOC130621653 gene encoding succinate dehydrogenase assembly factor 2, mitochondrial-like, with amino-acid sequence MKSLVKYVSIRNCLILRRYVFGTLTHYSSNPVDFPDMGPPIPVYKKKANESIEKMKARLLYQSRKRGMTENGLILSNFAAKHLNSFTKQQLDEFDVLINKPSNDWDIFYWIMEKDVTPDEYNTEVMNMLKKFTRNEKMELRYCQPDLQFENK; translated from the coding sequence ATGAAATCTCTTGTAAAGTATGTCAGCATAAGAAATTGTCTTATTCTAAGAAGATATGTATTTGGTACATTAACCCATTATTCATCTAATCCTGTTGATTTTCCTGATATGGGTCCTCCAATACCGGTTTACAAGAAAAAGGCAAACGAATCAATTGAAAAGATGAAGGCAAGATTGCTGTACCAAAGTAGAAAACGAGGAATGACTGAAAACGGGTTAATCTTGAGTAACTTTGCTGCAAAGCATTTAAATTCCTTTACGAAACAGCAACTTGATGAGTTTGATGTTCTCATTAACAAGCCTTCAAATGACTGGGATATTTTTTATTGGATAATGGAGAAAGACGTAACTCCAGATGAGTACAACACTGAAGTAATGAACATGCTGAAGAAATTTACTAGAAACGAGAAAATGGAATTAAGATATTGTCAACCAGATTTGCAGTTTGAAAATAAATAA